A portion of the Sphingobacterium spiritivorum genome contains these proteins:
- the rpoN gene encoding RNA polymerase factor sigma-54, which produces MLKQTLQQKLLQKLSPQQIQFIKLLQVPTVSLDARIKEELEENPALEDGSLINMNEPVQEYPDKDPDEQYEGEDNSFDEEFSVDEYIQDDDFNDYGNSYGGDDEEDRKEMPIAIQSSFFESLQNQLDLLALDDKNFLIGQQIIGSLDDDGYLRRPILSLIDDLAFSQNVIAEEEEVLEMLKIVQDFEPAGIGARDLQECLLIQLKKKNNDNEAVKKAILVVQNYLEEFTKKHYDKLEKALGLNSEELKNIIQEILKLNPKPGDSGAAAGKQLHIIPDFHISNNDGVLHLTLNGRNAPELRVSRSYQEMFEHYEKVEKTDKKMKEAVQFVKQKLDSAKWFIDAIKQRQQTLLKTMNAIMEYQYEYFLTGDDRMLKPMILKDIADRIEMDISTVSRVANSKYVQTEFGTFLLKSFFSEAIQTDSGEEVSNKEVKKILEECISNEDKRKPLADEKLTDILKEKGYSIARRTVAKYREALNIPVARLRKEL; this is translated from the coding sequence ATGTTGAAGCAAACTTTACAACAGAAACTTTTACAAAAACTTTCGCCACAGCAGATTCAGTTTATTAAGCTGTTGCAGGTACCTACTGTTTCATTAGATGCCCGTATCAAAGAAGAACTTGAAGAAAACCCGGCATTAGAAGACGGGAGTTTGATCAACATGAACGAACCTGTACAGGAATATCCGGATAAAGACCCTGATGAACAGTATGAAGGTGAAGATAATTCGTTCGATGAAGAGTTCAGTGTGGACGAATATATTCAGGATGATGATTTCAATGATTATGGTAATTCTTACGGAGGAGACGACGAAGAAGATCGCAAAGAAATGCCTATTGCTATTCAAAGTTCATTCTTTGAAAGTCTTCAGAACCAACTGGACTTACTGGCTTTAGATGATAAGAATTTTCTGATTGGTCAGCAGATTATTGGCAGTCTTGATGACGACGGATATCTTCGCAGACCTATTCTATCGCTTATCGATGATCTTGCCTTTTCGCAGAATGTGATTGCTGAAGAAGAGGAAGTACTCGAAATGCTGAAAATCGTACAGGATTTTGAACCTGCCGGCATTGGAGCGAGAGATCTTCAGGAGTGCCTTCTTATACAATTAAAAAAGAAAAACAACGATAATGAAGCTGTTAAAAAAGCTATTCTTGTTGTTCAGAATTACCTGGAAGAGTTCACAAAGAAACACTATGATAAGCTTGAAAAAGCATTGGGTCTTAACTCAGAAGAGCTTAAAAATATCATTCAGGAGATCCTTAAATTAAATCCTAAACCGGGAGATTCAGGAGCTGCAGCCGGAAAACAGCTTCACATTATCCCCGACTTTCATATCAGCAATAATGATGGTGTTCTTCACCTGACCTTAAACGGCCGGAATGCACCGGAATTACGGGTTTCCAGATCTTATCAGGAGATGTTTGAACATTATGAGAAAGTCGAAAAAACGGATAAGAAGATGAAGGAAGCAGTACAATTTGTGAAACAAAAACTGGATTCGGCAAAGTGGTTTATCGATGCCATTAAACAGCGTCAGCAGACATTGTTAAAAACAATGAATGCGATTATGGAATATCAATACGAATATTTCCTGACGGGCGATGACCGCATGCTTAAACCTATGATCCTTAAAGACATAGCAGATCGTATAGAAATGGATATTTCAACTGTTTCGCGTGTGGCTAATTCCAAATATGTACAGACAGAATTCGGCACTTTCTTACTTAAATCGTTTTTCTCTGAAGCTATACAAACCGATTCAGGTGAAGAGGTTTCCAATAAAGAAGTCAAGAAAATTCTGGAAGAATGTATCTCGAATGAAGATAAACGAAAACCTTTAGCAGATGAAAAACTGACTGATATTCTAAAAGAAAAAGGTTATTCTATCGCCCGCCGTACAGTAGCCAAGTACAGGGAAGCATTAAATATACCTGTCGCAAGATTAAGAAAGGAGTTGTAA